In one window of Desulfovibrio sp. DNA:
- a CDS encoding ATP-binding protein codes for MSVPFKASDGPFANPLILALEISSSALLHDRKEPFLRASLSSIGETLHCGQVLLVEYINDQWAEPYIWTSSLQSMACNLLPPDLAEMEPILQAFSEHRSICIADVEDLPEGPQKTNFQARQIKSAFCIPILHEGQLCGGLCLARRASEQQWAVEETSICHLLGNILAMVLTHFRLYGQLRLKHRQLRDILDAFSNPVCIIDMETNKILFSNKSVQENFPDSDDPENEFCYSKLMGRDSPCPYCTNSIICETGEPYQWTYQNELSKRTYSVVDKVIKWDNDKPVRLSISTDVTDILRTRHEKQSAVIASQAKSEFLAHMSHEIRTPLNGIIGLTHLALQSAPAGELKDYLLKIRSSSTNLLAIINDILDLSKIEANKMVLENVNFRVEEVLDFVHTSIRFPLEQKGLEYTCELAEDVPLKLWGDGLRLKQVLLNLMSNAVKFTARGSVGLRIAREQTQGVDSLHFVVSDTGMGISREYQRHLFDPYTQASSSISRRFGGTGLGLTICKRIAELMKGSLWCESELGTGSRFHLCIPCAPARNVFCQTDDESHNVPPLENTEDLKILLVEDNEINQEIAKAMLRHLNIEHDLASNGREAVRMALAGSYDAVLMDVYMPVMDGMSATREIRQQMKTGKKDLPIIAMTAVTLPETVDEIMRSGMNDHIAKPVNLAALRKTLAHWLNRS; via the coding sequence ATGTCAGTCCCTTTCAAGGCCTCTGACGGCCCTTTTGCCAATCCTCTGATTCTGGCACTGGAAATTTCCAGTTCAGCGCTCCTGCACGATCGCAAGGAACCTTTCCTGCGGGCCAGCCTGTCCAGCATTGGCGAAACCCTGCACTGCGGCCAGGTGCTCCTCGTTGAGTACATCAACGACCAGTGGGCAGAGCCATATATCTGGACAAGCTCCCTGCAGAGTATGGCCTGCAACCTGCTCCCGCCCGATCTTGCTGAGATGGAGCCCATACTGCAAGCCTTCAGCGAACACAGAAGCATTTGCATCGCCGATGTTGAAGACCTGCCCGAAGGCCCGCAAAAAACAAACTTTCAGGCCCGCCAGATCAAGTCTGCTTTCTGCATACCCATTTTGCACGAAGGCCAGCTTTGTGGTGGCCTCTGCCTTGCCCGGCGCGCCTCCGAACAGCAATGGGCAGTGGAAGAAACCAGCATCTGCCACCTGCTGGGCAATATCCTGGCCATGGTGCTGACGCATTTTCGCCTTTACGGCCAGTTACGGCTGAAACACAGGCAACTGCGCGACATCCTGGACGCTTTTTCCAATCCTGTCTGTATTATAGACATGGAAACCAACAAAATACTGTTTTCCAACAAAAGCGTGCAGGAAAATTTTCCCGACTCGGACGATCCAGAAAACGAATTCTGCTACAGCAAACTCATGGGCCGCGACAGCCCATGCCCCTACTGCACCAACTCCATCATTTGCGAAACGGGCGAACCCTATCAATGGACCTACCAGAACGAACTGTCCAAACGCACCTATTCTGTGGTGGACAAGGTCATCAAGTGGGACAACGACAAACCCGTGCGCCTGTCCATTTCCACGGACGTCACCGACATCCTCCGCACCAGGCATGAAAAACAGTCGGCTGTCATAGCCTCCCAGGCCAAAAGCGAGTTTCTGGCCCACATGAGCCACGAAATACGCACGCCGCTCAATGGCATCATTGGCCTGACCCATCTGGCCCTGCAAAGCGCCCCCGCCGGAGAACTCAAGGACTACCTGCTCAAAATCCGCTCTTCTTCCACCAATCTGCTCGCCATCATCAACGATATCCTCGATCTCTCAAAAATCGAGGCCAACAAGATGGTGCTGGAAAACGTCAACTTCAGGGTCGAGGAAGTCCTGGACTTTGTGCACACCTCAATACGTTTTCCCCTTGAGCAAAAGGGGCTTGAGTACACCTGCGAACTGGCGGAAGATGTCCCCCTCAAGCTCTGGGGCGATGGCTTGCGGCTCAAACAGGTGCTGCTCAACCTCATGAGCAACGCCGTCAAGTTCACGGCCAGAGGCAGCGTTGGCCTGCGGATCGCGAGAGAACAAACTCAGGGAGTCGATAGCCTGCACTTTGTGGTTTCTGACACTGGCATGGGCATCAGCCGCGAATATCAGAGGCATCTTTTCGATCCGTACACGCAGGCCAGCTCCAGCATCAGCCGCCGCTTCGGAGGCACGGGGCTTGGCTTGACCATCTGCAAACGCATTGCGGAACTCATGAAGGGCAGCCTGTGGTGCGAGAGCGAACTCGGAACCGGTTCACGGTTCCACCTGTGCATCCCCTGCGCGCCAGCCCGCAACGTTTTTTGCCAGACAGACGATGAGTCGCACAACGTGCCGCCGCTGGAAAACACAGAGGATCTCAAAATCCTCCTGGTGGAAGACAATGAGATCAATCAGGAAATCGCCAAGGCCATGCTGCGCCACCTCAACATTGAGCACGACCTGGCCAGTAACGGGCGCGAAGCCGTGCGCATGGCTCTGGCAGGCTCGTACGACGCCGTCCTTATGGACGTGTATATGCCGGTTATGGACGGCATGAGCGCCACCAGGGAAATCCGGCAGCAGATGAAAACCGGCAAAAAAGACCTGCCCATCATTGCCATGACCGCCGTGACCCTGCCTGAAACTGTAGACGAAATCATGCGCTCCGGCATGAACGACCACATTGCAAAACCCGTCAACCTCGCGGCCTTGCGAAAAACACTGGCCCACTGGCTCAACCGCTCCTGA
- the coaE gene encoding dephospho-CoA kinase (Dephospho-CoA kinase (CoaE) performs the final step in coenzyme A biosynthesis.) has translation MNRLQLEITAAQAGQRLDRILSAAQPDMSRAALQKAIQSGHCTVDDQAETKPAAKVKTGQVVEFHLPEVSGQLAPEDGELEVLWHDEHLVVCNKPAGLTVHPCPSCPEQTLVQRLLARFPQLGKIEGQRPGIVHRLDKDTSGLLVVALTETDRLILSQAFADRQVHKEYLALVAGLPPLSGQCLEPVGRHPTAKVKMAVVPENRGGRNAHTEWRRLWHSEDNSVSLLAVRIHTGRTHQIRVHMSHLGYPLLGDKLYAPKAVQAMAPRQMLHAWRLTFAHPVSNETMSFTCPPPQDMPDAALKANLRMQRLIVTGNPGSGKSALTALLGQMGVPVVSADAIVADLYAPGGAGSQWIGRLHGGSLLEADGAVNRKALLAAMQQDMVLRRDVEQVVHALTRQALEDFWRRTEAAGAPLAAAEIPLYFECSWQQLFSPPPLTVGVSCPLPLRSARTAETRGWDQEKMAALESWQWPEDRKMAACDIVLKNDEDLQHLKDEAICLLERLRLHDQKKRQELFQRLNLLWI, from the coding sequence GTGAACCGCCTGCAACTGGAAATCACAGCCGCGCAGGCGGGCCAGAGGCTTGACCGCATACTGAGCGCCGCGCAGCCGGACATGTCGCGGGCGGCCTTGCAGAAAGCCATTCAGTCCGGCCACTGCACGGTGGACGACCAGGCCGAAACCAAACCGGCAGCCAAGGTGAAAACAGGGCAGGTGGTCGAGTTCCACCTGCCGGAAGTATCGGGCCAGCTTGCGCCTGAAGACGGGGAACTGGAAGTGCTCTGGCATGACGAGCACCTGGTGGTTTGCAACAAACCCGCAGGCCTCACCGTGCACCCCTGCCCCTCCTGCCCGGAACAGACGCTGGTGCAACGACTGCTTGCACGTTTTCCACAACTTGGTAAGATTGAGGGGCAACGGCCTGGCATTGTGCACCGGCTGGACAAGGATACCAGCGGCCTGCTGGTTGTGGCCCTGACCGAGACCGATCGACTCATCCTCAGTCAGGCCTTTGCTGATCGTCAGGTTCACAAGGAATACCTGGCCCTTGTGGCCGGGCTTCCCCCTTTGAGTGGTCAATGCCTTGAACCTGTGGGGCGTCACCCCACGGCCAAGGTAAAAATGGCGGTTGTTCCAGAGAACAGGGGCGGCAGAAACGCCCATACGGAATGGCGGCGGCTCTGGCATTCAGAAGATAACAGCGTTTCACTGCTGGCCGTACGCATCCATACCGGCCGCACCCATCAGATCCGGGTGCATATGTCCCATCTGGGATACCCCTTGCTGGGCGACAAACTCTACGCACCCAAGGCAGTGCAGGCCATGGCCCCGCGCCAGATGCTGCACGCATGGCGGCTGACATTTGCCCATCCTGTCAGCAATGAAACCATGAGCTTTACCTGCCCGCCGCCGCAAGACATGCCCGATGCGGCCCTGAAAGCCAACCTGCGCATGCAGAGGCTGATTGTTACAGGTAACCCCGGCAGCGGTAAATCCGCCCTCACGGCCCTTCTGGGCCAGATGGGCGTGCCCGTTGTCAGCGCCGATGCTATTGTGGCAGACCTCTACGCCCCTGGCGGCGCTGGCAGCCAGTGGATAGGACGCCTGCACGGCGGCAGCCTGCTTGAGGCGGACGGGGCTGTAAACAGAAAGGCGCTTCTTGCCGCCATGCAGCAAGACATGGTCTTGCGCCGCGATGTGGAACAGGTTGTTCATGCCCTGACCCGGCAAGCCCTGGAGGATTTCTGGCGGCGCACGGAAGCGGCAGGCGCGCCGCTGGCCGCTGCGGAAATCCCCCTGTATTTCGAATGCAGCTGGCAACAGTTGTTTTCTCCGCCGCCCCTGACCGTGGGGGTCTCCTGCCCCCTGCCCCTGCGCAGCGCGCGCACAGCGGAAACCAGAGGCTGGGATCAGGAAAAAATGGCCGCGCTCGAGTCATGGCAGTGGCCTGAAGACCGCAAGATGGCTGCCTGCGACATAGTGCTAAAAAATGATGAAGATTTGCAGCATCTTAAAGACGAAGCTATTTGCCTGCTTGAAAGACTGCGCCTCCATGACCAAAAAAAGCGTCAGGAACTGTTCCAACGCTTGAATTTACTTTGGATTTAA
- a CDS encoding NlpC/P60 family N-terminal domain-containing protein codes for MFSCLRLLCLASLLLLTAACGGKNVPPRDGTAPSWMGTIADLRQFPQNLDVYAKNSGQNKRLISQDEQGRQVARFDRIFFGPWEMRKTSVRKRDVAAVFGKARGYKQGSERWTQVEWDAMARNANLKNFPSRAQAAITVRNTDLREMPTHLTRFSEPTPDPRANPFDYFQYSLLPLGTPVLIAHTSSDGRWHFVECPIAGGWVDAEDLALVDSSFASLYRNASFAAIVRDNVPLAGQPNQYGASAPAQQSVSIGAILPMLAGGAAEGSVVAGKADAPPVTLLAPVKDANGMASTAPVTVSSADVVARPLPLTPDNVAAVGNVMMGQRYGWGGMFGERDCSALTRDLFTPFGLWLPRNSSGQARVGTVSSLEGMTAKEKEETIMRYGVPFLSLVGMRGHIMLYVGKYNGRPAIFHNVWGVRTVEGNDDNARFVVGRAVVTSITPGDELKNLYRGTTFVDRLRTLSTPADTLQ; via the coding sequence ATGTTTTCCTGCCTTCGTCTGCTTTGTCTTGCATCTCTTCTGCTTCTGACAGCCGCATGTGGCGGCAAGAACGTCCCCCCCCGTGACGGTACAGCCCCCTCATGGATGGGCACCATCGCCGATCTGCGCCAGTTCCCGCAGAATCTTGACGTGTACGCAAAAAATTCCGGACAAAATAAAAGGCTCATTTCCCAGGATGAACAGGGCCGCCAGGTGGCCCGTTTTGACCGCATTTTCTTTGGCCCCTGGGAGATGCGCAAAACATCCGTACGCAAGCGCGACGTGGCCGCCGTTTTTGGCAAGGCCAGAGGCTACAAACAGGGCAGTGAGCGCTGGACGCAGGTGGAATGGGACGCCATGGCCCGCAACGCCAACCTCAAAAATTTTCCGTCCCGGGCGCAGGCCGCCATTACTGTGCGCAATACCGACCTGAGAGAAATGCCCACGCACCTGACGCGCTTTTCAGAGCCAACGCCTGATCCACGCGCCAATCCTTTTGACTATTTTCAGTACTCCTTGCTGCCCCTGGGAACGCCCGTACTTATTGCCCACACCTCCAGCGATGGCAGATGGCACTTTGTGGAGTGCCCCATCGCGGGCGGATGGGTTGATGCCGAAGATCTGGCCCTTGTGGACAGCAGTTTCGCCTCTCTGTACCGCAACGCCTCGTTTGCGGCCATTGTGCGCGACAACGTGCCCCTTGCCGGTCAGCCCAACCAGTATGGCGCTTCGGCCCCGGCACAGCAGAGCGTAAGCATAGGCGCCATCCTGCCCATGCTCGCCGGCGGTGCCGCCGAGGGCTCGGTGGTTGCCGGCAAGGCCGACGCGCCCCCGGTAACCCTGCTGGCTCCTGTCAAGGACGCCAACGGCATGGCCAGTACAGCGCCGGTCACCGTTTCTTCCGCAGACGTTGTGGCGCGCCCCTTGCCCCTCACGCCGGACAACGTGGCCGCCGTGGGCAATGTCATGATGGGCCAGCGTTACGGCTGGGGGGGCATGTTTGGCGAAAGGGACTGCTCTGCCCTCACCCGCGACCTGTTCACGCCATTCGGCCTCTGGCTGCCGCGCAACTCCAGCGGGCAGGCCCGCGTCGGAACCGTCAGTTCTCTCGAGGGCATGACGGCCAAGGAAAAAGAAGAGACCATCATGCGCTACGGCGTGCCCTTCCTGAGCCTTGTGGGCATGCGCGGGCACATCATGCTCTATGTGGGCAAATACAATGGCCGCCCTGCCATCTTCCATAATGTCTGGGGCGTCCGTACCGTGGAAGGCAATGACGATAACGCCCGCTTTGTCGTTGGCAGAGCGGTGGTCACATCCATCACGCCCGGCGACGAACTGAAAAACCTGTACAGGGGCACAACTTTTGTGGACAGGCTGCGCACGCTTTCCACCCCGGCGGACACGCTCCAGTGA